A DNA window from Megalobrama amblycephala isolate DHTTF-2021 linkage group LG11, ASM1881202v1, whole genome shotgun sequence contains the following coding sequences:
- the tmem200a gene encoding transmembrane protein 200A → MIATGGVITGLAALKRQDSTRSQYNLPIQSPANAPEKKSTKRKPRADVVVVRGKIRLYSASGFFLVLGVLILMAGIAMAVLGYWPHKDPQKTPESKLSVNDTQVGSIAQFLEKHLHSEKMKMLGPFTMGIGIFIFICANAILHENRDRETKIIHMRDMYSTVIDIHSLRIKEQKCTNGAYVGPYADTEIRSFGLDGQFASRLAANTLMSFSGLDGDIRFSHRTSSAEDDEGLMSEARGGFGLLSPTYKDRSECIFGFQDEGVRRWEDKRGALKKCQTRSIVSSSISAFTLPVIKLNNCVIDEPDIDSITEELEQNRVHSRPPSMESLTVPVPDVAKAFKPRGVQLLRSNSATESPTSTSSRSSLSPGSTSGRYLSPGAARKDFGSNNSLHMLSAHSKSLDLERAPTMLTVQPEQRKHPSWPRLDRSNSKGYTKLEDKEDPMDRLIVPPVAMKKDYTKKEKLLMISRSHNNLSFEHDEFMSSSLKRGTSETRF, encoded by the coding sequence ATGATTGCCACAGGTGGGGTGATCACGGGGCTCGCGGCACTGAAAAGACAAGACTCCACCCGCTCTCAGTATAATCTGCCAATCCAGAGCCCAGCCAATGCACCGGAGAAGAAAAGCACCAAGCGTAAACCTAGAGCTGATGTGGTGGTGGTGAGAGGGAAGATCCGCCTGTATTCAGCCTCAGGATTCTTCCTGGTTTTGGGAGTGCTGATCCTCATGGCAGGCATTGCAATGGCTGTTCTTGGATACTGGCCTCATAAGGACCCCCAGAAGACACCAGAGAGCAAGCTGTCCGTGAACGATACGCAGGTGGGCTCCATCGCGCAATTCTTGGAGAAGCACCTGCATTCCGAGAAGATGAAAATGTTGGGTCCTTTTACCATGGGAATTGGGATTTTTATCTTCATCTGTGCTAATGCCATCTTACATGAGAACAGGGACCGTGAGACAAAGATCATCCACATGAGGGACATGTACTCGACCGTCATAGACATTCACAGCCTGCGGATTAAGGAGCAGAAGTGTACGAACGGGGCCTACGTGGGCCCCTACGCGGACACAGAGATCCGTTCCTTCGGTCTGGATGGCCAGTTTGCCTCACGGCTCGCAGCAAACACGCTAATGTCCTTCTCCGGTCTGGATGGTGACATCCGGTTCTCCCACAGGACCAGCTCGGCTGAGGACGATGAGGGTCTGATGAGCGAAGCCCGAGGCGGGTTTGGCCTGTTGTCGCCTACCTACAAGGACCGTTCTGAATGTATCTTTGGGTTCCAGGACGAGGGTGTTCGTCGGTGGGAGGACAAGCGTGGCGCGCTCAAGAAATGCCAAACGCGCTCCATCGTTTCTTCTTCCATCAGCGCCTTCACGCTGCCCGTCATCAAACTCAACAACTGCGTCATCGACGAGCCTGACATCGACAGCATCACAGAGGAATTGGAGCAGAACAGGGTACACTCTAGACCTCCGTCAATGGAGTCGTTGACAGTCCCCGTTCCCGATGTCGCCAAAGCTTTCAAGCCTCGGGGCGTCCAGCTGCTCCGGAGCAACTCGGCCACCGAATCCCCTACCTCCACATCTTCACGTTCCTCGCTGTCTCCTGGATCCACCAGCGGTAGATACCTGTCACCTGGAGCGGCGCGTAAAGACTTCGGCTCCAATAACTCCCTCCACATGTTGTCAGCCCATTCCAAATCTCTGGATTTAGAGAGAGCGCCCACAATGCTGACTGTCCAACCTGAACAGAGGAAACACCCTAGCTGGCCCAGATTGGACCGCAGTAATAGTAAAGGATACACTAAACTGGAGGACAAAGAGGACCCTATGGACAGGCTTATAGTGCCCCCAGTGGCCATGAAGAAGGACTACACTAAAAAGGAGAAACTTCTAATGATCTCCAGGTCTCACAATAACTTGAGCTTTGAGCATGATGAGTTTATGAGCAGCAGTCTGAAGAGAGGCACCTCAGAGACCAGATTTTAA